The window GCCTTGCTGTGAGGACCCAAGGATGTTTTAACACTGACTCTGTGGAGCCGAGGGATCAACTCCGAACACGAGTCAAGCAGTCTGCCTCTTCCCAATGGCTACATTGGAGGGTACAAGTAGCCTTGTGTCTCCTGAACTGGGACATCCCACGAGACCAGACCAAGGCCGCTGGGGCCGAAGGAAGGGATGGCAGCTCGGGGCAGACCACAGAGCTGGGCACGCACCGGGCTTGACTGGCCAGGGCACAAAAGTACCCCGAGTTCCTTCCAGTGGAAAcaaggagttaaaaaaaacccagaaaaataacagaaaggtcAAAGCTCACAAGCCTTGCTTCATCTTTCTCCTGAGCTGCGAAAAATCTGTGGGTGTGAGTCCCCTTCCCCTCTTGTCATCCAAGAAACCCGTGCAGGAGTAGTGAGCGAATATGCCAACGGGCAAAGATCTCCTCCTCTCAGCATTGGAGGGTGCCTGCTGCCATAAGCGTGGCACGCACGGGCTTTGTAGGGGTTTAGTGAGGTCCTCGTTTTTCAGAGAGGAACACTACGGGATGGTTTCTGCTTACTGGAGAATAGTCCAGCGCTACAGAAAGGAGAGGgggagctgtgctgctctgcaggcaaGGACAAGACACTGATCTGTCCTTGCCCCTCAGAAACGTGTGCTGTCACCTCCACCCAGGTCTGAGGGCACGAACCTTTGTTTGCCAGAGAAGAATTATCTCCATTTATTCAAGAAGTCATTAGACTGTTGCCTTTTATAGAGAAtaaattttggcttttttcagaaaatatatttcagacatGCTCATATTCTAAGAAAAGCATCGCTAATACTTCATTATGGTGCTGGCCTTGTTAAAGTTTATAGACGCAATGTCACTTTATTGAAATTTCCAAAAGTTGAAGTTTTAAGTGGCTTGATTCATTCACAAAGTCTGAATTCATTCGCCAGGTACTAAAATAAATGGTGATGCTTTTAGAAGAGATTACCGGCCTCTGAAAAACCAGGCTGTGAATGTTACAATTGTAGCTGCAGGCTTTATTAAGAATGTAagatttctggaaaataaatgctgctatATGAATATTGGAATATTGGAAATTTGACCTCTGGAATATAGTATTTCCATACCTGTGGACAATGGGGTATATTTAATTATAGGCTGATCTTTAATGTCTATATATAGCTTATTTACTTCAATGTTGCTGCTTCTCATGATCATCTCCCCCATGTAGGTTTTCTGCCACTAAACCATAATTTTACCCCGGCTTTTGTAAATCATTTTGGTTCTTGTTAAGTGGTAAATAGATTTAGCATTGTATATATGGGGTACCGTGAGGCATACTTCCTTCCCCTATGCAACTGCTGTTATTTAAACTCATGAGATTTTACAACCAATGAAGGTAAAAAGAGGGGAGCCACTTTATCATGgcttttgaaacattttctgcagaatttaCTGATAGTCTTTTGGAACTGCTCTGAAATGACCCCTTAGCTCATCCAGCGTGCAGAagtccttctttttcttttcccctccccagtTGTATTAATAGTGCAGAAACTTGGGAACAGTCTGAGTCATGCAGAGGAAAGTTCAAGTGTACGAGgtctctgctgctggcagcaggggctCAGCACCGTCACCTCTGACAGCTGACCTCAGGAATGTCAGGAATATGTGGAATTTGGTTCACAGATCTTAATCACAAAGCTTGAGATATGCTCATTTCCCCATTTTGTGGTTACTGCGCACAATTTCAGACTCTTCTTCTCCAGGTTTTCCCTagacttcttgggttttttgtccTCAGTTTGAGTCATCCTGGGTGTAGAAATCAGGGCTCCCGTGGACACAAAGTTTTGAAATAGGATGCCAGGCCGAAGGGCAGTAGAAGAAGGTAGTTTGAGAATAAGAAGAGTTGAAAAACACGGTGTCCAAAGGGCTTTGCATCTGGAGAGGCTCATGTTTCCAAGACTGATCTAACTTAATGAGCTCACAGAAAATGCATATAGGAAATCAAGGAGGTTGTACCACCAGCAAAATTTTACaggctttcagtacttaaaaggcaCTGAAGTACTTTAAAGCTATGATTCTTAATTCAAGGCTTTTTGTCTAATTTAGgacaaaaagagattttaagaaaataatcacaGCTGAGAGCTAAAGCAGCTATAATTTCAAACTTCAGTTAGAAGAGGACAAGATCAAGCCACTTAGATGATTCCCGGGTTTAAAATTGTTGGCATTTGTGCGAGGAAGAGGTTCCTGGTTCCCTGCTCACGTTGGAAGCCAAGGCTGGGCGCCCACAGTAatgtccctcctccctgccccaggaacAGAGCCCTTCGctcaaagccaggaaaagcagccCCGCAATTCCCCTTGCTGTGCACAGACTCCTTGCAGAGGGTAGCCCACACACAGTGCTCACCGGAGGATGTTTTTGTGTCCAGGTCTACATCTGTCACTGACACACAGCGAGTGCCACTCGCTGATTGTCTCCAACCCTTTTTCCGCAGTGAGATGGGTCACACTTACCGAGCGCGGTACTCGCTCTCACGCAATGCTTTCCCACACAGCACCTCTTCCCATGTTgcatcccccccaaaacccctttctgACAAACTCCAGCACAAGCACGGGTTGTAGAAAGCTGAACATTTTATTGAATAGCCACAACAAATTAGACTAGCTGCATGTAACTGTTTTGGGATATATCTGTAAAAAGTACAGTTCTCTTTAAAATGGATTCGTGGGGTTTTTCTCCTTGGGTTAAgttgtttttctccagctttaaGCATTAGTCCTGTGTGAAGATGGCTTCTTCATGCTTTTTCATAAACTCTTTTGCAGGTAACATTATTCATGGCGCATTCCTGGAAAGAGAGACAAATTTAACTGGCTTTTAACTCTCACTAAGTGTTTGTAAGTCAGAAGGTAGAGAATTACTTATCCATTGGAagacagagtaagaaaaaaactGCGTTGCTCCCATCTAAAACCAATTGCCAAGACAGTGAAACTCAAGTTTGAGAACTTCAGAAACAGAAGTCTGAAATACAAGCACAGGACCGAATGAACACCAAAGGACTGCTCCAGAGACCCCCAGGAGAGTTCTAATCTCCTCTTAAAAACCTCTAAAGAAGGCTACTAGGACTTCTATGGAGGGTGATGGGATTCTGGAGCTGGGcattaatgttttttccttccaccttttGCAGTTGTGGCTTGTCTTCTTCACACCCATGTGCACAACACGTACCCGCACAGAGCCCTACGTAGCTTCCAGACTTGCGGCTGCCGGTGTCAGCCTCTGCATGTTAGGCTCTGTCCTCACCTATTTTTCTGTTAGATCAAACTCTGTTTTGTTCAATCGTTCTTAATGAAGTTGTTATTAaaaactatttctgtttcttctcctctggTCTCTATCCAAAGAAATTTGAATATTAAATTTATGGACATACTATTTTTCTCTAGGGGAGGGCAGAACGCCCCAGGAATTTCGTGTATGTGTATCGTTTTGTAGCATGTAGGAATCTCAGCTGCCTTTTATGATCACAGTTTTAGTCCCCTCCCAGATTCTTCAAAGTGTCTTTCCTAAAACTGGAGAGTGGTGCTGGGAAGCCCCACACTGCAGGTGGGCCTCACTGGCACCACGTCAAGCACAATACTCTCTGACCAGATAACGCCAGCCAACAGAGCTCGGATagagctttctggttttgctataaCAACATATTTTTGGCATAGTTGTTGGTGATCCATAGTATGGTTCCCACAGATGGCTGTTAAGTCTCTACTGGAAATGAACTGGAGTATTTTGCACCAGCACAGAGAGAATGCACTTATTTGTCTAAACTGTCCAGGAGTTAAATATTCTGATATATAAAAATTTCCCTCACAGAGATGACACTTTTTTCTCCCTACTCTTTCCTAACCATGTCTTGCTATGAATGGAGGTCAGGCACCTCCATACCACTCCGTAAGTTTAACAGCATTTCCGTTTTAATACATACTCCAGACTCATTTGGAGAAACTTCTCGCCAAGAGCACAGAGCCCTTTCAGATGCTTTCACTCCCTATGTTTGAATCCAATATAATACATCTGGCAAGCATGAATTCTGCGCAATGAATTCAGTGATTACGTAGCAAAAATGAACTCACCACCACCAGGTTCCCATCCACCACTTTTCTCTTTATGATAGTCTCTTTTCCGTCCCACTTCTGCACCTGGTTCAGTATGCCATTGTCTAGGGTTATGACGttctgccaaagaaaaaaaaagcaaagcgtGGCTGTTTCATCAGGGTGCTCCGGGCTGAAGACCGTCTCCATGTCCAAACAGCACTGAAGGACACAGCATCCATAGCACTCTCACCTTTGAAGGCAGCATTTCTACACTGGATGTCAATATCACAACTCCATCCGCCTGCTCCCACCTCTCTTTTGAGAGGTGTATTTGGAAAGTGCTGGTTTGGGACTcacctttgtttttctgtcatctGCTGTGGTCTCGTCAAACTCTTCACCCAGCTTGAAAGAGACCTCTGTATTTTTGAAGGTACTTTCTGTTTTGATGGTTATCACGTCACCATTGATGCTGATAGTTACATTGGGCTTGGCCACACCAGCCATTTTCCTGGTAGCAAACCCCACACCTGTAAATAAGACAGGGCACTATGAAATTTTTATCTTTACTCAATGTTTCTCTCttattttgggggaaagaaaaagaattcggTGCTGATTTCACTATTactttctactttctttttttttttaatatttttttttattactcttttaTTATTTATCAATTCCATGTTGCAGAGGCTCCTTTGTAACATCTCACTAGCTTGCTACGGCTATAGACCAAGCCGGGTGGGATAACATAAGGCAATTCTCTGCTGTCATTGTCAGAATAGTAAAAGCAATATTTTGAAGACAGAGGCAAGATTTTAATGCCAGATATTTGCACACACACTTGTTCAAAATAACTGTGGTGGTTTGTACACTAACTTGTATGCTAACTGTATCTAAAAGTAAACAAGCAGACATATATGACAGTTTCTAagccacaaaaacaaacaaacaatcaagaaaaaaaaaagcaagcactttTTTCATTTATCGGTGGCTAAGTTGAATAAAAGGAAATGATTAAGAAATAGCTGGCAATGGTTATGTCCTGAGTAAAATCTGGGGTAAAGATTAAGAGTGCAAGAGTCTCACTGAAAGCTGTCTGAATGCTGCATAAGTCTCAGTGAGTATTTTACCCCTACTCTCCAAAAAACCCCCAGCTTTTTAGCAGGTACTGGTCCAATCAGTGCAAGTTACCCCATACTGCCCCCACGCTACCGCACTAAAAGGATGTGGAATCCTCTGAAAGCCCAATTTTAATTCTAAGCAAGAAGTCTACACCTGTAGAGAAGTGTGTTATCCCTCAAATCTTTTGCAAGTATCTGCATGAATCCACGCAATTTTCTTTGTTAATATTCACTGGAGGCAGCTACAGTTTCATTCGCTATAATAGCCGTGACAATTAATCCGTCTCCTAGTCCAGTAGGAATATAAAGAAGTTCAGGCGTGTTGCTTTTAGACATAGAGAAGCTTGCTGCATTCAAGCATTACACTGCTTTGTACATACAAGGATAAAAGCTAATCGACACAAAATATTGCAGTGACGCATTTTACTTCCATTTATAACGCTACTAAGTAGGCATGCATAGACTTGGCTTACCTGAAACTATTCCTCCCAATCAAGGTTTTTCTACGTTATAGGAATTTTACACCACTAATTCAAACAGCCCAGTTCTCCAGTTTAAGAACATCTGATCAAAGTGGACTAAAACCCCCTTGTTAAACAGcatagccagaaaaaaaagcaagcaaggaaTAAAGTTCAAAATCAGCATTCCTTCCCTGTCCCAGATAGAAGATCTCCAAATAGCAATTCTCACCCAGCTCTTTCATATAGTCCTCAAAGTTTTCACTAGAAAGGAGCTTCCAGGTGCCCACAAACTGGTCACACATTTTGTCAGGCTAGAGAGGTGTCTTCCACGGGATCAAGCAGAAATGCAGGACAGGAGGATAGTATGAGCTCCAGGAGATCAGGAGTTATCTTTAAAAAGGAGCCTTGGCCACATGATGCTCTAGGATGACCAATGAAGAGGGAGTCCCAGTGCCcagtgttttccttcctcccctacCCCTCCTTTGCCAGTAGGTCATAGTGTTGTTATTATTCATATGCCCTTACTAGCACAAAGATCActgtcttgtttttatttaattatttttgtcattcaAGAACACTCCATCTTAAAGGCAAATAATTAAACCACACtgactttcagaagaaaaaggtagGCTCAACCCACAGAGGGTTATGTTCTCTCCCATACCCTTTCATTTCAGTCTGCCATAACAACTGAACACAGCTAAATTTCCAGTCTGTAAGATCTGAAATGCTTGTTGGGAtaatttagtttgttttttggACCCCTGTAGTTAGAAGTTTTCTCCAGAGAGGCACAGAATTACAAGAAGAAGTGGATTTGGGGCACAGAGAGAGCGTGCTGGTGGCTGTAGAAGGGTAAGgcaataaaattccttttttgatTGGGATCTCCTTATCATTGCACCTCCTGAATCGATTGACCAATATTCTGTATTCTGCTTTTATGTGATGGATATGGGGCTCtgtgaaaagcaaagcaacaaaacagattatttctctcccttttgttcCTGTGCTTTCTGAAGACCTATGTCCCAAAGACTAGCATTATGACTAGTGATGGCATAAAAGTGGACTCTGGTATCGACTCACCAAAGGTCCCTGGAtgcttaatttgttttctgttcacaCTTTTCAGGTAGTAATCTGTTTGAGGCAAGGTGTGTACAGGCCTGACATAATGAGGTCCACCTTGACTGATCCCCTAAGCTCTGTCATTGCTCAGATCACAAAAAACTGTATCGGAAAGCAGGCAAGCAATTTGTCAGACTTTCCTTTTGGCTGTAACACGCTATTCCAATAGCAAAAAGCAGCTAATAAGTGTGGACTCCAGCCCCTGCAATTCCCTTTAGATGGATTTCCTGGAAATACTCCGCTGGCTGTTAGGCATCAAATGTGTTGGTCCATGTATTTTCATACTTGTTGACTTCATAACTAACAACGttgtaga of the Larus michahellis chromosome 2, bLarMic1.1, whole genome shotgun sequence genome contains:
- the LOC141739644 gene encoding fatty acid-binding protein, adipocyte; protein product: MCDQFVGTWKLLSSENFEDYMKELGVGFATRKMAGVAKPNVTISINGDVITIKTESTFKNTEVSFKLGEEFDETTADDRKTKNVITLDNGILNQVQKWDGKETIIKRKVVDGNLVVECAMNNVTCKRVYEKA